AAGACTTTATTCTTTAGTGATCATTTCAAAACcaacatgtgataaaaaactTAAACCCAACATTTGGCTTATGATACTTTCCAAAAGTTTCATTTAGTACATATTTCACATACTCTTACTATGTTTCAGCTGTGAAAAAGAAGCTCCTTGCACTGTCCAAGGAAAAAGACTGCAACATAGTCTGCAAGTGGATGAAGAGTATCACCAATCACCTTTATTGGTCAGCCGCATCATCCCAGGGAGAGGAAGGCTCCATGATTGCAGCAAAGTGGACATCAGTGGTCAACCATGTTCAAGACATTCACACTGGACATGGTGACCTCTACCAGCAGTGCACCCATGGTCCCCTTGAACCCCGAGAATGGTTAAAAAAGGGCTCAAAGGCAGCTGCCAAAATGGAAGACATTCTGCTAAACAAGAGACTGTGCAAGGACATCAAAAAGCTGTCCACAGGATTTCAAACGTCAACACTGGAATCATTTCACAGTGTAATCAATCACTTTGCACCAAAAATGACAGCATATTCCTTCCACGGACAAATGTGTCGCCAATACTTGGCGGCCctacatttcaatgaaaatgtgcaaagaggtaaaaaaatatcaaaaaattgAAAGTTCAACCTGAAGATagtatttccaaaatataaggATGACTTTTCAGTCAAGTTTGTGAATGATGAAATGACCTTTGGTTATGTAAAGGAACTTCTTGACATGTGTATAGAAATATGtggtgaaaaaaacaaactgtcaaCCCCAGCCCCACCTCCCCTCACATCAGGGAAAAGAAA
The Mya arenaria isolate MELC-2E11 chromosome 12, ASM2691426v1 DNA segment above includes these coding regions:
- the LOC128210353 gene encoding uncharacterized protein LOC128210353, coding for MIIIYFCYLFQSNEVKSSYHMELEGLKRATDSLRRCGLSLAEIITDRHLQIQKWIRENLPGTVHSFDVWHIGKAVKKKLLALSKEKDCNIVCKWMKSITNHLYWSAASSQGEEGSMIAAKWTSVVNHVQDIHTGHGDLYQQCTHGPLEPREWLKKGSKAAAKMEDILLNKRLCKDIKKLSTGFQTSTLESFHSVINHFAPKMTAYSFHGQMCRQYLAALHFNENVQRGKKISKN